One segment of Brassica napus cultivar Da-Ae chromosome C3, Da-Ae, whole genome shotgun sequence DNA contains the following:
- the LOC125583082 gene encoding glutathione S-transferase T3-like, protein MDLSSLRICLLWQSVSLLARSVSSFSASSSNPIRERFRFHFLSEASLPPVLGERVLHFQRLLADVSLPEWLVLCGGCNESMAHGTHSLSETLSSSSTKESGPLEPSIQLSASDASVFGSQWTEDGNEDAEIVYDRKERRKWSPAEDGVLISAWLNTSKDAVVSNEQKTIAFWKRIAAYYAASPKLAGLQKREPTHCKSRWGKINEGRSSGQNENDVLKMAHEIFYNDYKARFTMEHAWLELRHDQKWCGASTTKDKFHSKRRKLDDHSVQTASSVAGSHGEDEVRPVGVKASKAKAKKSVTKSATLEEDGRELQRIWEIQQKDYAEKDRLNKQKLLDKLLAMTEPLSELEMALKTKLITEMLAL, encoded by the exons ATGGATCTGTCTTCTCTCAGGATATGTCTTCTCTGGCAATCCGTGAGCCTTCTCGCTCGGTCCGTCTCCTCTTTCTCTGCATCATCCTCTAATCCGATCCGTGAACGGTTTCGCTTCCACTTCCTCTCCGAAGCTTCTCTTCCGCCAGTTCTTGGTGAAAGAGTCCTCCACTTTCAACGACTACTCGCCGACGTCTCGCTTCCGGAGT GGTTGGTGTTGTGTGGGGGTTGCAATGAGAGTATGGCTCACGGAACCCACTCTCTCTCAGAAACGCTTTCAAGTTCATCAACGAAAGAG TCTGGCCCTCTTGAGCCTAGTATACAACTCTCTGCGTCTGATGCCTCTGTCTTCGGTTCACAATGGACTGAAGATGGCAATGAAGACGCAGAGATTGTGTATGACCGTAAAGAGAGACGTAAATGGTCACCAGCAGAGGACGGTGTGCTCATAAGTGCTTGGTTGAACACCTCCAAAGATGCAGTGGTTTCGAATGAGCAGAAAACAATTGCGTTTTGGAAACGAATTGCGGCTTATTATGCTGCGAGTCCAAAGCTGGCAGGACTCCAAAAGAGAGAGCCAACGCACTGTAAATCAAGGTGGGGCAAGATAAATGAGGGG AGGTCGAGTGGGCAGAACGAGAATGACGTTTTGAAGATGGCTCACGAGATTTTCTACAACGATTACAAGGCGAGGTTCACAATGGAGCATGCATGGTTGGAGCTTCGCCATGATCAGAAATGGTGTGGAGCCTCTACAACTAAAGATAAATTTCACTCAAAGAGAAGGAAGCTCGATGACCACTCGGTACAGACAGCATCCTCTGTTGCAGGAAGTCATGGAGAGGATGAGGTTCGCCCAGTTGGTGTTAAAGCATCAAAGGCAAAAGCAAAAAAGTCTGTGACCAAGTCAGCGACTTTGGAAGAAGACGGTAGGGAGTTGCAGAGGATCTGGGAGATTCAGCAGAAGGATTATGCTGAGAAAGATAGGCTTAATAAGCAGAAATTACTTGACAAACTATTGGCCATGACAGAGCCACTGAGTGAACTTGAAATGGCTTTGAAAACTAAGCTTATTACTGAGATGTTGGCACTTTAG